The sequence TATCTTCATCATCCATAAAGGTACCATGCTCAATAGAGGTTACCCCGCCAAGTATGGCCCGGCGGATGCCCTCGGCGCCGTGGGCGTGGCAGGCTACCTTCAGGCCGTAATCCTTAGCGGTTTCTACCACCGCTTTAATCTCTTCGATACTGAACTGCGCACCCGAGCCGTCTTCGCTCAAGTCGAGCACGCCCCCGGTCGACGCGATCTTGATCACATCCGACCCGCGCTTAAACTGCAGGCGCACGGCTTTTATCAACTCGTCCTTACCATCGGCAACGCCATCATCCGGGCCGGGCCTGTGGCTGAAAACATCATCACGAAAGCCTACCGAGCCGTCCATATGCCCCCCGCTGGCCGAAATGGCCCTGCCTGCCGTAATAATACGCGGCCCGTCAACCAATCCTTTTTGGACGGCTTTACGCAGACTGATGTTCACACCCGAGCCGCCCAGATCGCGCACGGTGGTGAAGCCGGCCATTAAAGTTTTTTTTGCAAAGATGGCCGCATTATAAGCAATATCGGCATCGGTAAGGGTGAAGCCCTCGGTTGTGGAGTTTTTGTTGAACTGGCTTTCCAAATGCACATGGCAATCAATCAGTCCCGGCATTACGGTTTTATTGTGCAGGTCTACTACCTTATCGGCGCTACCGCCCGTGGTATAGCCTTTCTGGATATCGGTAATTAGTTTGCCCTCCACCACAATGGTCATTTGCGTTTGGGCAGTATTGCCGATCCCGTCAATCAATTTTCCGCACTGGATATAGGTTTTTTGGGCGAAGCAGGTGCCCGCCAGCAGCATAAGCGCCGTTGTGTAAAGGTTCCTCATCTTACCGATCAGTTAAATTGGTGATACGAAGTTACCTTTTTTTGCCTGAAAGCCTAAATCGGGATATGCGAATATCACTTTTTGTGTTTGATGCTAATTTAGATAGTTGTTGTGGCAATTTAACCACAAAGGGCACGAAGAAAAGAAACACTAAGGGCACTAAGGAGTTTTGTGATGATGATTAGCCACAGATGAGCACTTAAGACACTAAGGCTTATTTGATTTTCCTTCGTGATCTTTGTGAAAACCTTCGTGCCCTTTGTGGTTAAATTGCCACCTCCAAAAAGCAAAACGCCCCTGCACAAAATGCACCGGGGCGTTTCATTATCATTGCAAGAGACCAATTTCTAATCAACCAATCTCTAAAAACTAAATTAGCAATACTGCTCAAACGCGTCGATCAGGTTATCGGCTATCATTTGGGCGGGGCGGCCTTCAATCTGGTAACGCTCAATGATGTGCACCAGTTTGCCATCTTTAAACAGCGCCATTGATGGCGAAGACGGTGGGTAAGGCAGCATATAGTTGCGGGCTTTGTCAACCGCTTCTTTTTCCATACCGGCAAATACGGTTACCAGTTTATCAGGATGTTTGGCATTGGCGGCAGCCATGCGGGCAGCAGGGCGGGCATTGGCAGCGGCACAACCGCAAACCGAGTTCACCATTACAAAAACGGTTCCTTCGCTTTCGATAGCGGCGGTTACAGCATCAGCATCTTTTAATTCGGTGAAACCTACTCGGGTTAGTTCCTCGCGCATGGGGGCAACTAAATATTCTGGGTACATCATGTTCTTGTTCGATTTTTATACCTGCAAAAATATCAAAAACATCAGCAATAATTTTTTTTCGTTATAAATAATAACATTGTACTGACTTTCGTTTAAATTTGAATTTTAGTGACTTGCGCGTAGCGCAAGTTCGCAACGTGTTGTACCCTATTTAATGGATTATTGATGAACTTAAAGCGAAAGTATTTGAGCCGGAATTTTTTTACAAAAAACCCGAAACAGGACACAACCGAAACCATCACAGTAAAAAACAAGAATTTTAAACGCCTTAAAACCCTTACGGCAGCAGCATTGCTGGCTGTTGTGGCTTTGTTTTGCACGGTCATCAACCTGTCGCGCAAAAGCGATGAGCAGGCTGCGGAACGTGCGAAGCTGGTAACACAGATCAACGATCTGCACCGTAAACTGGGCGAGGAAACGCAGGCTTTAGACTCGGTAAGCACCCAGCAACAAACCAGCGACGAGAAGGCCATGAGCTACATCGGCAGCATCGAACAAAAGTTGACCAAAATTAACGATTACCTGAGCAAACGCGGCCTGCACGGCTTTAGCTTTAAGCGTATTGCCCCGGCAAAAAAGGCCGATAGCAAAGGCAAAACCGAAGCCATTTATTCTGATTACGATAATTACCTAACCCGTTTGGTAAACAATGTGGCTTATATGCCCATGGGCTATCCGCGGGTAAGCGCGTTTACCTCGTTCTTCGGGTATCGCGGCAACCCTTTCGATTTTGGTAACAGCGAGTTTCACCCCGGTATCGATTTCCGTGGCAAAACCGGC comes from Mucilaginibacter mali and encodes:
- a CDS encoding M23 family metallopeptidase, translated to MSRNFFTKNPKQDTTETITVKNKNFKRLKTLTAAALLAVVALFCTVINLSRKSDEQAAERAKLVTQINDLHRKLGEETQALDSVSTQQQTSDEKAMSYIGSIEQKLTKINDYLSKRGLHGFSFKRIAPAKKADSKGKTEAIYSDYDNYLTRLVNNVAYMPMGYPRVSAFTSFFGYRGNPFDFGNSEFHPGIDFRGKTGDPVKCTANGTVEFAGPAGGYGNCVRIKHINNLVTVYGHLSRISVRTGQKVSVGDVIGKVGSTGRSTGAHLHYEVRRNGKAVNPKEYLSLN
- a CDS encoding BrxA/BrxB family bacilliredoxin encodes the protein MYPEYLVAPMREELTRVGFTELKDADAVTAAIESEGTVFVMVNSVCGCAAANARPAARMAAANAKHPDKLVTVFAGMEKEAVDKARNYMLPYPPSSPSMALFKDGKLVHIIERYQIEGRPAQMIADNLIDAFEQYC
- a CDS encoding metal-dependent hydrolase family protein: MRNLYTTALMLLAGTCFAQKTYIQCGKLIDGIGNTAQTQMTIVVEGKLITDIQKGYTTGGSADKVVDLHNKTVMPGLIDCHVHLESQFNKNSTTEGFTLTDADIAYNAAIFAKKTLMAGFTTVRDLGGSGVNISLRKAVQKGLVDGPRIITAGRAISASGGHMDGSVGFRDDVFSHRPGPDDGVADGKDELIKAVRLQFKRGSDVIKIASTGGVLDLSEDGSGAQFSIEEIKAVVETAKDYGLKVACHAHGAEGIRRAILGGVTSIEHGTFMDDEDIKLAKQYGTYYVPTIIAGKSVADSSKIAGFFPPVIARKAQEVGPQIQATFARAYKAGVKIAFGTDAGVYAHGKNAIEFQYMVEAGMPPIEAIKAATTSAADLLGISAKTGSISKGKIADVVAVSGDPLQDIKAMRDIAFIMKEGKIYSTQN